The Pseudomonas sp. R4-35-07 genome contains a region encoding:
- the gloB gene encoding hydroxyacylglutathione hydrolase encodes MIQISALPAFTDNYIWLLQDEQTHRCAVVDPGDAAPVLAWLKQNPAWTLSDILVTHHHHDHVGGVEQLKAVTGARVYGPANEKIPARDVDLQDNDRITVLGWDFDVYAVPGHTLGHIAYYHQGVLLCGDTLFAGGCGRLFEGTPQQMHASLERLAALPADTLVYCTHEYTQSNLKFAQAVEPHNADIAERVAEVAQLRARGEMTLPSNLALEKRTNPFLRTSETSVKQKADERNGRDNRSGAEVFASLRAWKDKF; translated from the coding sequence ATGATACAGATCAGTGCCCTGCCCGCCTTCACCGATAACTACATCTGGTTGTTACAGGATGAGCAAACCCACCGTTGCGCCGTGGTCGACCCCGGTGACGCCGCGCCGGTGCTCGCCTGGCTCAAGCAGAACCCGGCCTGGACCCTCAGCGATATCCTGGTCACCCACCATCACCATGACCACGTCGGCGGCGTCGAGCAACTCAAGGCGGTCACCGGCGCCAGGGTGTATGGCCCCGCGAACGAGAAAATCCCGGCACGGGACGTCGACTTGCAGGACAACGACCGCATCACCGTGCTCGGCTGGGATTTCGATGTGTATGCAGTGCCCGGCCACACCCTTGGCCACATCGCTTATTACCATCAAGGCGTGCTGCTGTGTGGCGACACCCTGTTTGCCGGCGGTTGCGGTCGCCTGTTCGAAGGCACGCCGCAACAGATGCACGCGTCCCTGGAACGCCTGGCTGCCCTGCCTGCCGATACCTTGGTGTACTGCACCCACGAATACACACAAAGTAACCTCAAGTTTGCCCAAGCCGTGGAACCGCATAATGCCGACATCGCTGAACGAGTGGCAGAAGTCGCTCAATTGCGCGCCCGTGGCGAGATGACGCTGCCGTCCAACCTGGCCCTGGAAAAACGCACCAACCCTTTTCTACGCACCTCTGAAACATCCGTTAAACAAAAAGCGGACGAACGGAACGGACGCGACAACCGCTCTGGGGCCGAGGTGTTTGCTAGCTTGAGGGCTTGGAAAGATAAGTTCTAA
- a CDS encoding transglycosylase SLT domain-containing protein produces the protein MSSSIRKSISSDALTRLAQAVAVAVSATLAGCQSTHYAAQSTVQPKPNLAAKIKQKPIWLSEKPSPEVPQDVWERMRRGFQLQDGVGVNPRIEQQRLWFASNPSFLENAGERGSLYIHYIVERLEERNMPLELALLPVIESAYNPMAYSRSDAVGLWQFIPSTGRYFNLRQTRAYDGRRDITASTTAALDYLTRLHDMFNGDWLLALAAYNAGEGTVSRAIERNEKLGLPTDYWNLPLPQETKDYVPKFLALSQVVLAPEAYGVNLNPIANTPYFEVVEVKQSMDLSRVAALAEIDEDELFQLNPALKQRTTLDGPQHLLVPTSKAQLLTSTLSTMKPEELLSMRPKKPVFDEVETKAVAGRTRSYKVRTGDNLTLIAKANKVDVHDLQRWNKLNGQALKVGQTLVMQDTRKAAATKPVQYKVKKGDSLYMVAKRFNVEMQHLKRWNPRTGQALKPGQMLVVSGPR, from the coding sequence ATGTCGTCATCTATTCGTAAATCCATTTCTTCAGACGCATTGACCCGCCTGGCTCAAGCCGTGGCGGTGGCCGTTTCCGCAACTCTGGCGGGCTGCCAATCGACTCATTACGCTGCACAATCCACCGTGCAACCCAAACCCAATCTTGCTGCCAAGATCAAGCAAAAACCTATTTGGCTCTCAGAGAAGCCTAGCCCCGAAGTGCCCCAGGATGTCTGGGAACGCATGCGTCGGGGCTTTCAATTGCAGGACGGCGTAGGGGTCAACCCGCGCATCGAGCAACAACGCCTGTGGTTCGCCAGCAACCCGTCCTTCCTGGAGAACGCCGGCGAACGCGGCAGCCTCTACATTCATTACATCGTCGAGCGCCTTGAAGAACGCAACATGCCCCTGGAGCTGGCGCTGCTGCCAGTGATTGAAAGTGCCTACAACCCGATGGCCTATTCGCGCAGCGATGCGGTCGGCTTGTGGCAGTTCATTCCGTCCACCGGGCGCTACTTCAACCTGCGCCAGACCCGCGCCTACGACGGTCGCCGCGATATCACCGCCTCCACCACCGCCGCACTGGACTACCTGACGCGTCTGCATGACATGTTCAACGGCGACTGGCTGCTGGCCCTGGCGGCCTACAATGCCGGTGAAGGCACGGTGAGCCGTGCCATCGAGCGCAACGAGAAGCTCGGCCTGCCGACGGACTACTGGAACCTGCCGCTGCCCCAGGAAACCAAGGACTACGTGCCCAAATTCCTGGCGTTGTCCCAGGTGGTGCTGGCCCCCGAGGCGTATGGCGTCAACCTCAACCCGATTGCCAACACGCCGTATTTCGAAGTGGTTGAAGTCAAGCAAAGCATGGACCTGTCCCGGGTCGCCGCGCTGGCGGAAATCGATGAAGACGAGCTGTTCCAGCTCAACCCGGCCCTGAAACAACGCACCACCCTGGACGGCCCCCAGCATTTGCTGGTGCCCACCTCCAAGGCGCAACTGCTCACCAGCACCCTGTCGACGATGAAGCCGGAAGAATTGTTGAGCATGCGCCCGAAAAAGCCGGTGTTCGACGAAGTCGAGACCAAGGCGGTGGCCGGGCGTACCCGCAGCTACAAGGTGCGCACTGGCGACAACCTCACGCTGATCGCCAAGGCCAACAAGGTCGATGTGCATGACCTGCAGCGCTGGAACAAGCTCAACGGCCAGGCGCTCAAGGTCGGCCAGACCCTGGTGATGCAGGACACGCGTAAAGCCGCCGCGACCAAACCGGTGCAGTACAAGGTCAAGAAAGGCGACTCGCTGTACATGGTCGCCAAGCGCTTCAACGTCGAGATGCAACATCTCAAGCGTTGGAACCCACGCACCGGCCAGGCGTTGAAGCCTGGGCAGATGCTGGTGGTTTCCGGGCCAAGATAA
- a CDS encoding extracellular solute-binding protein, with protein sequence MKRSLLLLISLALSFAANATITESHGYAQFGTLKYPAKFTHYDWVNPAAPKGGTLRVMAFGTFDTLNPYTFKGTSPVSTGNFLQYGVNELNEPLMVGTGQYAPSGDEPTSSYGLIAQSVEYSEDRSWVVFNLRHEARFHDGAPITADDVAFSYRTLLTEGHPQYRTNLQEVARVDILNRHRIRFVFKRAGNPLLILRLGELPVLPQHYWKNRDFKATTFEPSLGSGPYRISKVTPGRQLVFERVKDYWGKNLPVNQGLYNYNKVEVEFYRDSDVAFEAFKAGEFDIYIEHQAKNWDTGYHFPAVNRGEVIKAQIAHRIPTQSQGLFINTRRPAFSQPQVREALGLMFDFEWTNRTLFSNAYKRALSYYPNSEFSATGVPVGHEWLMLSPYRDQLPAKLFTQAFSLPQTDGRGIPRDTLRRALGLLGEAGWKLSGQRLLNQDGQPLRLEILLVNPNLERILQPYVENLISIGIDAHLRTVDRAQYKQRLDQFDFDMILVTLNQTLSPGLEQWQYFHSSQAAIKGSKNYAGIANPVVDHLLEQLLAAQTREEQLAAGRALDRVLLWQHYSIPNWYLNYHRLAYRNRFAFVTTPPYSLGLSAWWLKASEKAQ encoded by the coding sequence TTGAAGCGTTCCCTCCTTCTACTAATAAGTCTGGCCTTGAGCTTTGCTGCGAACGCGACGATTACCGAGAGCCACGGTTACGCGCAGTTCGGCACACTCAAGTACCCGGCCAAATTCACCCATTACGATTGGGTAAACCCTGCAGCGCCGAAAGGCGGAACACTGCGGGTGATGGCCTTTGGCACGTTCGACACCCTCAATCCTTATACCTTCAAGGGCACCAGCCCGGTTTCCACCGGTAACTTCCTGCAGTACGGCGTCAACGAGCTGAACGAACCGCTGATGGTCGGCACCGGCCAGTACGCCCCTTCTGGCGATGAGCCGACGTCCAGCTACGGGCTGATTGCCCAATCGGTGGAATACAGCGAGGACCGCAGCTGGGTCGTGTTCAACCTGCGCCACGAGGCGCGTTTTCACGATGGGGCACCGATTACTGCCGATGACGTGGCGTTTTCCTACCGAACCCTGTTGACCGAAGGCCACCCGCAATACCGCACCAACCTGCAGGAAGTGGCGCGGGTCGACATCCTCAATCGCCATCGCATTCGTTTTGTGTTCAAGCGCGCCGGCAACCCGCTGCTGATCCTGCGCCTGGGCGAGTTGCCCGTGCTGCCCCAGCATTACTGGAAGAACCGCGACTTCAAGGCCACCACCTTCGAGCCGTCACTGGGCAGCGGGCCGTACCGCATCAGCAAGGTCACCCCCGGCCGCCAGCTGGTGTTCGAACGGGTCAAGGATTACTGGGGCAAGAACCTGCCGGTCAACCAGGGTTTGTATAACTACAACAAGGTCGAGGTGGAGTTCTACCGCGACAGCGACGTCGCCTTTGAAGCCTTCAAGGCGGGCGAATTCGACATTTATATCGAACACCAGGCCAAGAACTGGGACACCGGCTACCACTTCCCGGCGGTGAACCGCGGCGAGGTTATCAAGGCGCAGATCGCCCACCGCATCCCCACTCAGAGCCAGGGCCTGTTCATCAACACCCGGCGCCCGGCCTTCAGCCAGCCCCAGGTGCGCGAAGCCCTGGGGTTGATGTTCGACTTCGAATGGACCAACCGCACCCTGTTCAGCAATGCCTACAAACGCGCCTTGAGTTACTACCCCAACAGCGAATTTTCCGCCACCGGCGTTCCGGTCGGTCACGAGTGGCTGATGCTCTCGCCCTACCGCGACCAACTGCCGGCCAAGCTGTTTACCCAGGCCTTCAGCCTGCCGCAAACCGACGGTCGCGGCATCCCCCGCGACACCCTGCGCCGCGCCCTGGGCCTGCTCGGCGAGGCCGGCTGGAAGCTGTCCGGCCAACGCCTGTTGAACCAGGATGGGCAACCGCTGCGCCTGGAAATCCTGCTGGTCAACCCGAACCTGGAGCGCATCCTGCAGCCCTATGTCGAGAACCTGATCAGTATCGGCATCGACGCGCACCTGCGCACCGTTGACCGTGCGCAGTACAAGCAGCGCCTCGACCAGTTCGACTTCGACATGATCCTGGTCACCCTCAACCAGACCCTCAGCCCAGGGCTGGAACAGTGGCAGTACTTCCATTCCAGCCAGGCTGCCATCAAGGGCAGCAAGAATTACGCCGGCATCGCCAACCCCGTGGTCGACCACCTGCTGGAACAACTGCTCGCGGCCCAGACCCGCGAAGAACAACTGGCCGCCGGCCGCGCCCTGGACCGGGTGCTGCTGTGGCAGCACTACAGCATTCCCAATTGGTACCTCAACTATCATCGCCTGGCGTACCGCAACCGGTTCGCGTTTGTCACCACGCCGCCCTACAGCCTGGGCTTGAGCGCATGGTGGCTGAAAGCTTCGGAGAAAGCCCAATGA